A genomic region of Methanofollis fontis contains the following coding sequences:
- a CDS encoding response regulator yields the protein MIELTLPLDELRVLYVDDEAGLLDLIETYFRHYSDFDIDTAISAQEGLRKLHLSPYDVIVSDYEMPEMNGIEFLLALRSEGNTIPFIIFSGRRREEIEMNILNAGADHYIQKGGNPMATFAELKHHIIHTAASNMAQ from the coding sequence GTGATCGAACTGACCTTACCGTTGGATGAACTCAGGGTGCTCTATGTGGACGATGAAGCAGGATTGCTGGACCTGATTGAGACATATTTCAGGCATTACAGCGATTTTGATATTGATACCGCCATCTCTGCACAGGAAGGTTTGAGAAAACTCCACCTATCCCCCTACGATGTCATCGTCTCCGACTATGAGATGCCAGAGATGAATGGGATCGAATTTCTGTTAGCTCTCCGCTCGGAAGGGAACACCATCCCCTTCATCATCTTCTCGGGCAGGAGACGGGAGGAAATAGAAATGAACATCCTGAATGCTGGTGCCGATCACTATATCCAGAAAGGCGGAAACCCGATGGCCACATTTGCCGAACTGAAACATCATATCATCCACACAGCTGCCTCAAACATGGCACAGTAA
- a CDS encoding replication factor C small subunit translates to MEGNSTIWIEKYRPRSLEDMVGQRQIVERLSSYVRSGSLPHLLFTGPAGVGKTTAAVALAKEFFGETWQMNFRELNASDERGIDVVRNQIKQFARTSPLGGATFKILFLDEADALTSDAQAALRRTMENYAQSCRFILSCNYSSKIIDPIQSRCAIYRFNRLGEGAVGEQVHRVAEAEGLSITDDAVEAIAYIAEGDMRKALNALQGAAILSDRIDAGMIYETTSTARPEEIAELLDLSVRGDFAGAQGALRTLLRDRGIAPGELIGQCFRALTKAEMDTALKVAYIDHIGEADFRISEGADAEIQMEAMIALFVLSAQKAA, encoded by the coding sequence ATGGAGGGCAACAGCACCATCTGGATCGAGAAGTACCGGCCCCGCTCCCTGGAGGACATGGTCGGTCAGCGGCAGATCGTCGAGCGTCTTTCGAGTTATGTGCGCAGCGGGAGTCTCCCCCATCTCCTCTTCACCGGACCCGCCGGGGTGGGCAAGACCACGGCGGCGGTGGCCCTGGCAAAGGAGTTCTTCGGCGAGACCTGGCAGATGAACTTCCGGGAACTGAACGCCTCGGACGAACGCGGCATCGACGTCGTGCGCAACCAGATCAAACAGTTTGCCCGCACCTCGCCCCTCGGCGGGGCGACCTTCAAGATCCTCTTCCTCGACGAGGCCGATGCCCTCACCTCCGACGCACAGGCGGCCCTCCGCCGGACGATGGAGAACTACGCCCAGTCCTGCCGGTTCATCCTCTCCTGCAACTATTCCTCCAAGATCATCGACCCGATCCAGAGCAGGTGCGCCATCTACCGGTTCAATAGACTGGGCGAGGGGGCGGTCGGCGAGCAGGTGCATCGGGTGGCGGAGGCCGAAGGGCTCTCCATCACCGACGACGCCGTGGAGGCGATCGCCTATATTGCCGAGGGGGATATGCGCAAGGCCCTCAACGCCCTGCAGGGGGCGGCGATCCTCTCCGACCGCATCGACGCCGGCATGATCTACGAGACCACCTCCACCGCACGCCCGGAGGAGATCGCCGAACTTCTTGACCTCTCGGTGAGGGGAGACTTTGCCGGGGCGCAGGGGGCGCTGCGCACCCTGCTGCGGGACCGCGGCATCGCCCCCGGCGAACTGATCGGGCAGTGCTTCCGCGCCCTCACCAAGGCGGAGATGGACACCGCCCTGAAGGTGGCCTATATCGACCACATCGGGGAGGCAGATTTCAGGATATCCGAGGGTGCCGACGCCGAAATCCAGATGGAGGCCATGATCGCCCTCTTCGTCCTCTCGGCACAGAAGGCGGCGTGA
- a CDS encoding metallophosphoesterase, with protein sequence MSGPVFLPECPALLMENDLRVLVIADLHFGIESGLARSGVHVQSQSAARAERALAAVRETSPDLVLLLGDVKHSVPLTSRQEYAELPAILDRFRRLAPLRVAPGNHDGGLARFLQEGELLPAAGTVIDGVGYLHGHTHPGPALLGRLIVCGHLHPVVSLTDEVGCSLRAEPAYLYSPLLGEYAGTETRLLVLPPACEFSGGVDVLGVGESGLGPLARCIDQEHAEVWLRDGTYIGRLGEIREQRGA encoded by the coding sequence ATGAGCGGTCCGGTCTTCCTGCCAGAATGCCCGGCGCTGCTGATGGAGAACGACCTCCGCGTACTCGTTATCGCGGACCTGCACTTCGGTATCGAGTCCGGGCTTGCACGCTCCGGCGTGCACGTGCAGAGCCAGAGCGCCGCCCGGGCCGAACGCGCCCTCGCCGCCGTCCGGGAGACCTCGCCCGACCTCGTCCTGCTGCTCGGCGACGTCAAGCACTCGGTCCCGCTCACCAGCCGGCAGGAGTACGCCGAACTTCCGGCCATCCTGGACCGGTTCAGGCGTCTCGCCCCCCTGAGGGTGGCTCCCGGCAACCATGACGGGGGGCTCGCCCGTTTTCTGCAGGAGGGTGAACTCCTGCCTGCCGCCGGGACGGTGATCGACGGGGTGGGCTACCTCCACGGCCATACTCACCCCGGTCCGGCGCTTCTCGGCCGTCTCATTGTCTGCGGACACCTCCACCCGGTCGTCTCCCTCACCGACGAGGTGGGGTGTTCGCTCAGGGCCGAACCCGCCTACCTCTACTCCCCCCTGCTGGGCGAGTATGCGGGGACAGAGACGCGCCTGCTTGTCCTGCCCCCGGCCTGCGAGTTCTCTGGCGGGGTGGACGTGCTCGGGGTGGGGGAGAGCGGGCTCGGGCCGCTTGCACGGTGCATCGATCAGGAGCATGCCGAGGTATGGCTGCGTGACGGAACCTATATCGGGAGACTCGGGGAGATCAGGGAGCAGCGGGGCGCGTGA
- a CDS encoding dihydroneopterin aldolase family protein, which produces MVSDGEQAAFEAGIKLGALYHQWVGTPISRATAESVEQAIEGAVGLQPYVQEIRVRLNRDLMTENPFGYSELSGKMFAVEIVTEYGGARCTAELHDTGEYPLMSIRQIDEAP; this is translated from the coding sequence ATGGTTTCAGACGGAGAACAGGCGGCGTTCGAAGCCGGTATCAAACTCGGGGCCCTCTACCACCAGTGGGTCGGCACCCCGATCTCACGGGCGACGGCGGAGAGTGTGGAACAGGCGATCGAGGGGGCGGTCGGGCTCCAGCCCTATGTGCAGGAGATCAGGGTGAGGCTGAACCGCGACCTGATGACCGAGAACCCGTTCGGCTACTCCGAACTCTCGGGGAAGATGTTTGCGGTGGAGATCGTGACCGAATACGGCGGAGCGCGATGCACCGCAGAACTGCACGATACCGGTGAATATCCGCTGATGAGCATCCGGCAGATCGATGAAGCACCCTGA
- a CDS encoding minichromosome maintenance protein MCM, producing MEGVTDVVGEWVTFLSRYCRRQLAEIEREFPFRRSLYIDYQVLQASGKSGLRLADEVIDRPGKAIGDIRDALRQLTAIGEDRVGAINVRVHAIDRITAIRDIRSFHIGRFVSVSGIIRKTTEVRPRIIEAVFACPGCGTTVTLRQGYGQFEEPENCPNPECNRRKLKLLPVKSRFVDSQKIRIQESPEGLRGGERPQTLDVEATDDLTGMIAPGDRVVLNGILRSKQRVTYGTKSTLFDIYLDLSSAESPEREFEEVNISEEDEAAILALSRDPDLYERITGSIAPSIYGNLEVKEAIAMQLFGGVAKDLPDGSRLRGDIHMLLVGDPGIAKSQMLRYVVQLSPRGVYTSGKSSTSAGLTATAVKDDFGDGSWTLEAGALVIADMGIAAVDEMDKMAKDDRSALHEAMEQQTVSVAKAGITATLRSRCALLGAANPKLGRFDAFVPIAEQINMPPSLLSRFDLIFVMTDTPNQGRDTAIAEHIIKAHRVGELIMRSSAGPLSDEHTRLLAAESVAVEPPIAPDMLRKYVAYAKRNVTPLITDDAREMLIAYYLRLRTLADENKPVPVTARQLEALIRLGEASARIRLSETVERTDAERVIRIVDTCLRQVAYDAATGTLDIDKWTTGITKKKRDGIRMIRETIRELGGEDGTVRIAEVVERMAAEGFDREEVSEQIEKMMRFGEAMQPRRGIVRLI from the coding sequence ATGGAGGGCGTCACCGATGTGGTCGGCGAATGGGTGACCTTCCTCTCCCGCTACTGCCGGCGCCAGCTCGCCGAGATCGAGCGGGAGTTCCCGTTCAGGCGTTCGCTGTATATCGACTACCAGGTGCTGCAGGCATCGGGTAAATCGGGCCTGCGGCTTGCGGACGAGGTGATCGACCGGCCCGGCAAGGCGATCGGCGACATCAGGGACGCCCTGCGCCAGCTTACCGCCATCGGCGAGGACCGCGTCGGGGCAATCAATGTCCGCGTCCATGCCATCGACCGGATCACGGCGATACGCGATATCAGGTCGTTCCATATCGGCCGCTTTGTCTCGGTGAGCGGGATCATCAGGAAGACGACCGAAGTGCGGCCGCGGATCATCGAGGCGGTCTTCGCCTGTCCGGGGTGCGGGACGACGGTGACGCTGCGTCAGGGCTACGGCCAGTTCGAGGAGCCCGAGAACTGCCCGAACCCGGAGTGCAACCGGCGGAAGCTGAAACTCCTCCCTGTAAAATCCCGGTTTGTGGACTCGCAGAAGATCCGGATCCAGGAGTCTCCCGAAGGGCTGCGCGGCGGCGAACGCCCACAGACCCTGGACGTGGAGGCGACCGACGACCTCACCGGGATGATCGCCCCCGGCGACCGGGTGGTGCTCAACGGCATCCTCCGCTCGAAACAGCGGGTGACCTACGGCACGAAGTCCACGCTCTTCGACATCTATCTCGACCTTTCCTCGGCCGAGTCGCCGGAGCGTGAGTTTGAGGAGGTGAACATCTCAGAGGAGGACGAGGCGGCGATCCTGGCACTCTCGAGGGACCCGGACCTCTACGAGCGGATCACCGGATCGATCGCCCCCTCGATCTACGGCAACTTGGAGGTGAAGGAGGCGATCGCCATGCAGCTCTTCGGCGGCGTGGCAAAGGACCTCCCCGACGGGTCGCGGCTGCGCGGCGACATCCACATGCTGCTCGTGGGCGATCCTGGGATTGCGAAGTCCCAGATGCTCCGCTATGTGGTGCAGCTCTCGCCCCGGGGCGTCTATACCTCGGGCAAGTCCTCCACCTCAGCCGGTCTGACGGCGACAGCGGTGAAGGACGATTTTGGTGACGGGAGCTGGACGCTGGAGGCCGGCGCACTCGTGATCGCCGACATGGGGATCGCCGCTGTGGACGAGATGGACAAGATGGCGAAGGACGACCGTTCCGCCCTGCATGAGGCGATGGAGCAGCAGACGGTCTCGGTGGCAAAGGCCGGGATCACGGCGACACTGCGGTCGCGCTGCGCCCTGCTCGGGGCGGCGAACCCAAAACTCGGGCGATTCGACGCCTTTGTGCCGATCGCCGAGCAGATCAATATGCCGCCATCCCTGCTCTCCCGATTCGACCTGATCTTTGTCATGACCGATACCCCAAACCAGGGGCGGGACACGGCGATCGCCGAGCATATCATCAAGGCGCACCGGGTGGGGGAGCTGATCATGCGCTCGTCGGCGGGACCGCTCTCCGATGAGCACACCAGACTGCTGGCGGCGGAGAGCGTGGCGGTGGAACCCCCGATCGCACCTGACATGCTCCGCAAGTATGTGGCCTATGCAAAGCGGAACGTCACCCCCTTGATCACCGACGACGCCCGTGAGATGCTCATCGCCTATTATCTCCGCCTCCGAACGCTGGCCGACGAGAACAAGCCCGTGCCGGTGACCGCCCGGCAGCTCGAAGCCCTGATCCGCCTCGGGGAGGCGTCGGCGCGGATACGGCTTTCGGAGACGGTGGAGAGGACGGATGCAGAGCGGGTGATCAGGATCGTGGACACCTGTCTGCGGCAGGTGGCATATGATGCCGCCACCGGCACCCTGGACATCGACAAGTGGACGACCGGGATCACCAAGAAAAAGCGCGACGGTATCAGGATGATCAGGGAGACGATCCGTGAACTCGGTGGCGAGGATGGCACCGTCCGCATCGCCGAGGTGGTCGAACGCATGGCCGCCGAGGGCTTCGACCGGGAGGAAGTGAGCGAGCAGATCGAGAAGATGATGCGTTTTGGAGAGGCGATGCAGCCCAGGCGAGGGATCGTGCGCCTGATCTGA
- a CDS encoding minichromosome maintenance protein MCM — protein sequence MAERKTAEVTDVVSDWETFLRRQYNKKERVELAKEFPHKRSFYIDYRNLEAFGKRGLALADQLIAKPEKVMGDVKDALVRLGIIEEKDRPAVHIRFTDLSRKTAIRAIRSNQINTFVAVEGILRKTTEVRPRITTAVFKCLECGQLTPPYPQKYGRFQEPFRLCATCQKKTPLELVPEKSAFVDAQKLRIQESPEGLRGGEQPQTLDVDVTDDLTGESAPGDRVVINGILRSFQRINAGTKSTLFDIYLECNSIEVAEKEFEEVNISEEDEAEILELSKDPRIYSKIPRSIAPTIYGNDDVKEAVALQLFGGIPKEMPDGSRLRGDIHVLLVGDPGIAKSQLLRYIVQLSPRGIYTSGKSSTSAGLTATAVKDDFGDGRWTLEAGALVLADMGMAAVDELDKMDKEDRSSLHEAMEQQSISVAKAGITATLKSRCALLGAANPKMGRFDEYAPIAEQINMPPSLLSRFDLIFIMTDKPESTRDTAIAEHILKSHSVGELIEKRKRMHVEGVDDAYIERELRPITPDVDPLLFRKYIAYAKRNCFPTITPEAREKLRDYYLNLRNLADTNKPVPVTARQLEALVRLAEASARIRLSPTIEIADADRVIKIVDTCLRQVAYDAESGTFDIDKWTTGVSKRQRDIIRTIKEVIRDVGGDDGSANLEEVIEEMGRQGFAKDKIDGTLKMLKNEGQVIEPRPGIIRLFEREY from the coding sequence ATGGCAGAGCGAAAGACAGCCGAGGTGACCGACGTCGTCAGCGACTGGGAGACATTCCTCAGGCGGCAGTACAACAAGAAGGAGCGGGTCGAACTCGCCAAGGAGTTCCCGCACAAGCGATCGTTCTACATCGACTACCGGAACCTGGAGGCCTTTGGAAAGCGCGGCCTCGCCCTGGCCGATCAGTTAATCGCAAAACCGGAGAAGGTGATGGGGGATGTCAAGGACGCCCTCGTCCGCCTCGGGATCATCGAGGAGAAGGACCGCCCCGCCGTCCATATCCGGTTCACCGACCTGAGCAGGAAAACGGCGATCCGGGCGATCCGATCAAACCAGATCAACACCTTTGTGGCGGTGGAGGGGATCCTGCGCAAGACTACCGAGGTGCGGCCGCGGATCACCACGGCGGTCTTCAAGTGCCTGGAGTGCGGGCAGCTGACCCCGCCCTACCCGCAGAAGTACGGGCGGTTCCAGGAGCCCTTCCGCCTCTGCGCCACCTGCCAGAAGAAGACGCCCCTCGAACTCGTGCCCGAAAAATCGGCGTTTGTGGACGCCCAGAAACTCCGGATCCAGGAGTCGCCGGAGGGGTTGCGGGGCGGCGAACAGCCCCAGACCCTGGACGTGGACGTCACCGACGACCTCACCGGCGAATCGGCGCCCGGTGACCGCGTGGTGATCAACGGCATCCTCCGCTCATTCCAGCGGATCAACGCCGGCACGAAGTCCACGCTCTTCGACATCTACCTCGAATGCAACTCCATCGAGGTGGCCGAGAAGGAGTTTGAGGAGGTGAACATCTCAGAGGAGGACGAGGCGGAGATCCTGGAGCTCTCGAAGGACCCCAGGATCTACTCCAAGATCCCCCGCTCGATCGCACCGACCATCTACGGCAACGACGACGTGAAGGAGGCGGTGGCCCTGCAGCTCTTCGGCGGCATCCCCAAGGAGATGCCGGACGGTTCACGGCTTCGCGGCGACATCCATGTGCTGCTCGTGGGCGATCCGGGTATTGCAAAGTCCCAGCTGCTCAGGTATATCGTGCAGCTCTCCCCCCGCGGCATCTATACCTCAGGCAAGTCCTCCACTTCGGCCGGTCTGACAGCGACGGCGGTGAAGGACGATTTCGGCGACGGGCGCTGGACCCTGGAGGCCGGCGCACTCGTGCTCGCCGATATGGGCATGGCCGCAGTGGACGAACTGGACAAGATGGACAAGGAGGACCGCTCCTCCCTCCACGAGGCGATGGAGCAGCAGTCGATCTCGGTGGCAAAGGCCGGGATCACCGCCACCCTCAAGTCCCGCTGCGCCCTGCTCGGGGCGGCGAACCCGAAGATGGGCCGGTTCGACGAATATGCGCCGATCGCCGAGCAGATCAATATGCCCCCGTCTCTTCTCTCCCGCTTCGACCTGATCTTCATCATGACCGACAAGCCGGAATCGACGCGGGACACGGCGATCGCCGAGCACATTCTCAAGTCCCACTCGGTCGGCGAACTGATCGAGAAGAGGAAACGGATGCACGTGGAGGGGGTGGACGACGCCTATATCGAGCGCGAGCTGCGGCCGATCACCCCGGACGTGGATCCCCTCCTCTTCAGGAAATATATCGCCTATGCAAAACGGAACTGTTTTCCGACGATCACCCCGGAGGCGCGCGAGAAGCTGCGGGACTACTACCTCAACCTCAGGAATCTCGCCGACACCAACAAACCGGTGCCGGTCACCGCCCGTCAGCTCGAGGCGCTCGTCCGCCTGGCCGAGGCCTCGGCGCGGATCCGCCTCTCGCCGACGATCGAGATCGCCGACGCAGACCGGGTGATCAAGATCGTGGACACCTGCCTGCGCCAGGTGGCCTATGACGCCGAATCCGGAACCTTCGACATCGACAAGTGGACCACCGGCGTCTCCAAGCGGCAGCGCGACATCATCCGCACGATCAAGGAGGTGATCCGTGACGTCGGTGGAGACGACGGATCCGCCAACCTCGAAGAGGTGATCGAGGAGATGGGACGGCAGGGCTTTGCAAAGGACAAGATCGACGGTACGCTGAAGATGCTGAAGAACGAGGGGCAGGTGATCGAGCCGCGGCCGGGGATCATCAGGCTCTTCGAGCGGGAGTATTAG
- a CDS encoding TATA-box-binding protein: protein MEGSRYESLKIENIVASGVIADTIDLGEVSKKIPNCELNTKRFPGAVYRIEKPKMATLIFSSGKVVLTGLRNRDALYEGLNIVVSSLKEAGVDTYEVPKVGITNIVCSYDIGRYINLNKVVITLNLENIEYEPEQFPGLVYRIKDPKIVALLFSSGKIILTGGKNLEDIKRGLSFLEQKLESIM, encoded by the coding sequence ATGGAAGGTTCAAGGTACGAGTCACTGAAGATCGAGAATATCGTCGCATCAGGGGTGATCGCAGACACCATCGACCTCGGCGAAGTGTCCAAGAAGATCCCGAACTGCGAACTCAATACCAAACGTTTTCCGGGTGCGGTGTACCGAATCGAAAAGCCAAAGATGGCCACCCTCATCTTCTCCTCGGGCAAGGTGGTGCTCACCGGGCTCAGGAACCGTGACGCCCTGTATGAAGGGCTCAATATTGTTGTTTCCTCCCTGAAAGAGGCCGGTGTCGACACCTATGAGGTGCCGAAGGTCGGGATCACCAATATCGTCTGCTCGTACGATATCGGGCGCTATATCAACCTGAACAAGGTGGTCATCACCCTGAACCTCGAAAATATTGAATACGAACCCGAACAGTTCCCCGGACTGGTCTACCGCATCAAAGACCCCAAGATCGTCGCCCTTCTCTTCTCCTCCGGCAAGATCATCCTCACCGGAGGCAAAAACCTCGAGGACATCAAGCGGGGCCTCTCCTTCCTCGAGCAGAAACTCGAAAGCATCATGTGA
- a CDS encoding DEAD/DEAH box helicase, producing MPRYGCVTEPISGDSGRSGSSGARDLLDPRVCALIGERGFADLSEAQERAIPPLLKGENLVLIAPTGTGKTESAMFPVFDSLLREGGEGFRALYITPLRALNRDILGRLAWWCGHLGLTVGVRHGDTPQNERRKQALNPPNLLITTPETVQALFMGKRLRKHLEGIRHVVVDEIHELAGSKRGAQLAVALERLEEYAGRFQRIGLSATVGNPEDIGRYLCGDRPFRLVEVPVAEGLDLSVRLCDGDFSRQARCVGGLIDASPSSLVFVNTRVTAEALGHALLERGDVDVHHGSLSKEVRVDAEDRFRDGVLRALICTSSMELGIDIGHIAHVVQFGSPREVARLVQRIGRAGHHLFAVSRGTVLATGFDDLLESLVIVRRARASAVEAVTPYVNAADVLANVVAAMAVEYGEVPCSRLLSVVERSGCFTDAASLLDRVCEQMAAHRLIRIEGEGRERRIITTSRARRYLAANLSMIHDERKVPVFDIVTRSTVGTLDESFVVGFVHPGAVFITRGKLWRVLEFEEGRLTVEPAREARGELPSWEGEQIPVPWAVAQEVGALRRGREIGAYTDDPDAARYVAAYLGEMDRNRTPVPTDRLITVENSDEGVVCNICAGHRANETIARVLSILISARHGTSVGIEAGAYRAVLRLPKGIRSAEVRDLLLETDPAHIPGILRLALRRTALFKWKLVQVAKKFGAIDADADYERISIHRLLETFDGTVVQEEAYSELFRDYLDADTAAEVFRSVQGGDVDLHCGPLSILGAEGLTSSRDIIPPPTADQAVITSLKRRIAGDEVILFCMHCKRWKSRTRVERVPERPTCPQCSARLIAALKPWEEDVTAAVRKKKRTTEEEAAAARALRNANLVLTYGKPAVAALAARGVGPETAARICARATEGDAFYREIQKAERKYVLTRRFW from the coding sequence ATGCCGAGGTATGGCTGCGTGACGGAACCTATATCGGGAGACTCGGGGAGATCAGGGAGCAGCGGGGCGCGTGACCTCCTCGATCCTCGCGTCTGCGCCCTGATCGGCGAGCGGGGTTTTGCAGACCTTTCGGAGGCACAGGAACGGGCGATCCCGCCCCTGCTGAAGGGCGAGAACCTGGTGCTGATCGCCCCCACCGGCACCGGCAAGACCGAGAGCGCCATGTTCCCGGTCTTTGACTCCCTGCTGCGGGAGGGCGGTGAGGGTTTCAGGGCGCTCTACATCACCCCCCTCCGCGCCCTCAACCGCGATATCCTGGGGCGGCTGGCCTGGTGGTGCGGCCATCTCGGGCTGACGGTTGGGGTCCGCCATGGCGACACCCCGCAGAACGAGCGCCGGAAACAGGCTTTAAATCCGCCCAACCTCCTGATCACCACGCCAGAAACGGTGCAGGCCCTGTTCATGGGTAAACGCCTCAGGAAACACCTGGAGGGGATCCGCCATGTGGTGGTGGACGAGATCCATGAGCTCGCCGGGAGCAAGCGCGGGGCGCAGCTTGCCGTCGCCCTCGAGCGTCTCGAGGAATATGCCGGCAGGTTCCAGCGGATCGGGCTCTCTGCCACGGTCGGCAACCCGGAGGATATCGGCCGCTACCTCTGCGGGGACCGCCCCTTCCGTCTCGTCGAGGTGCCGGTGGCGGAGGGGCTCGATCTCTCGGTCCGCCTCTGCGACGGGGATTTCTCCCGGCAGGCCAGATGCGTCGGGGGCCTCATCGACGCCAGCCCCTCCTCCCTGGTCTTCGTGAACACCCGCGTCACCGCCGAGGCACTCGGCCACGCCCTCCTCGAACGGGGCGATGTCGACGTCCACCACGGGTCGCTCTCGAAGGAGGTGCGGGTCGATGCCGAGGACCGCTTCCGGGACGGCGTCTTGCGCGCCCTCATCTGCACCTCCTCGATGGAGCTCGGCATCGACATCGGACACATTGCCCATGTGGTCCAGTTCGGAAGCCCGAGGGAGGTCGCCCGCCTTGTGCAGCGCATCGGGCGGGCCGGGCACCACCTCTTCGCCGTCTCCCGGGGCACCGTGCTGGCCACCGGTTTCGACGACCTTCTGGAGTCGCTGGTGATCGTCAGGCGGGCGCGGGCATCGGCGGTGGAGGCGGTGACGCCCTATGTGAACGCCGCCGATGTGCTGGCCAATGTTGTCGCCGCCATGGCGGTGGAATACGGCGAGGTCCCCTGTTCGCGGCTGCTCTCCGTCGTGGAGCGCTCCGGGTGTTTCACCGATGCCGCCTCCCTCCTCGACCGGGTCTGCGAGCAGATGGCGGCGCACCGCCTCATCCGCATCGAGGGGGAGGGGCGGGAGCGCCGGATCATCACCACCTCCCGCGCCCGCCGCTATCTGGCCGCCAACCTCTCGATGATCCATGACGAGCGCAAGGTGCCGGTCTTCGACATCGTCACCCGGAGCACGGTCGGCACCCTGGACGAGTCCTTTGTGGTGGGTTTTGTCCATCCGGGCGCCGTCTTCATCACGCGGGGGAAGCTCTGGCGGGTGCTCGAGTTCGAGGAGGGGAGGCTGACGGTCGAACCGGCGCGGGAGGCGCGGGGCGAACTCCCCTCCTGGGAGGGTGAGCAGATCCCGGTGCCGTGGGCGGTGGCGCAGGAGGTCGGGGCGCTCAGGAGGGGGCGGGAGATCGGCGCCTATACCGACGACCCCGATGCCGCTCGCTATGTGGCGGCATACCTGGGCGAGATGGACAGAAACCGCACGCCGGTCCCGACCGACCGGCTGATCACCGTTGAGAACTCAGACGAGGGTGTGGTCTGCAATATCTGCGCCGGACACCGGGCGAACGAGACGATCGCCCGCGTCCTTTCCATCCTGATCTCCGCCCGTCACGGCACCTCAGTCGGGATCGAGGCCGGCGCCTACCGTGCCGTGCTCAGGCTGCCAAAGGGGATCCGGTCCGCGGAGGTGCGGGATCTGCTGCTCGAAACCGATCCGGCGCATATACCCGGCATCCTCCGCCTCGCCCTCCGCCGCACCGCCCTCTTCAAGTGGAAGCTCGTGCAGGTGGCAAAGAAGTTCGGGGCGATCGATGCCGACGCCGACTACGAGCGGATCAGCATCCACCGCCTCCTGGAGACCTTCGACGGCACGGTGGTCCAGGAGGAGGCCTATAGCGAACTCTTCAGGGATTACCTGGATGCGGACACCGCCGCCGAGGTCTTCAGGTCGGTGCAGGGTGGCGATGTGGACCTCCACTGCGGCCCCCTATCGATCCTGGGGGCCGAGGGTCTGACCTCCTCGCGTGATATCATCCCGCCACCGACGGCCGATCAGGCGGTGATCACCAGCCTGAAACGGCGGATCGCCGGGGACGAGGTGATCCTCTTCTGCATGCACTGCAAGCGCTGGAAGAGCAGGACGCGGGTGGAGCGGGTGCCGGAACGCCCGACATGCCCGCAGTGTTCGGCCCGCCTCATCGCCGCTCTCAAGCCATGGGAGGAGGACGTGACCGCCGCAGTCAGGAAGAAGAAACGGACGACAGAGGAGGAGGCGGCAGCAGCACGCGCCCTGCGAAACGCCAATCTTGTGCTCACCTATGGAAAACCGGCGGTCGCCGCCCTTGCCGCACGGGGTGTCGGTCCGGAGACGGCGGCGCGGATCTGTGCACGTGCGACCGAAGGGGATGCATTCTACCGAGAGATCCAGAAGGCGGAGAGGAAGTATGTCCTTACCCGCCGATTCTGGTGA